CGCGGCCCATGTCGCGCGATCCTCGCCATGGACATCGAGCATGAAGCGGCCGACCGGCATCGCCGAATAGCTGCAATAATGGATGAGGTCGTCCCAATTGTCGTAGCGCAGCTTGGTGACGTCCATGCGAAACGCGGTCAGCAGATCCTGCGCGTGGCGCGGCGGCATCCCGCGTTCGGCGAATGCACGACGCAGCGCCACCGCCTCGGCCTGTGTCTCGCCGTTGCCGAGCAATTCCGCCTCTAGCCGGTCGAGCTGCGCGAGTTTCTCCTGCGGAGGCAGGCTGATGTGGTCGGCGATATCGTCGGCCGTGCGCACGAAATTGTAGAACGCGAAAATCAGTGCGCGATGACGCGGATGGATCAGCTTCGAGGCGACGGGAAAGTTTTCGTCCTTGTGTCCCTTGCCCGAGCGCAATTCGCCGGCCGCCGTCATGACGGGCGCCCTTTTCGCGGCCTCGCCGCGCGGCTTGCAGAAATGGACAAGGACTGGGCGAACGAGTTCGTCACGGCAACCTAAATCACTGTTTTCATTAAAGAAAAAGCGGCATAGCCGCTGAGAGAGGCCATATTACCCTACCCACGCGGGGAATGCGAGAGGGCCTAAGAGACTGAAAATGCGGCCTATTCCGCCGCCTGCGGCAAGGCCTCACCGGGCTTGTCGGAATAATAGGAAGCGGTCTGGCGGCCACTGGATGCACCGCGCGCGAACGTAATCAGATGATGCGCGACGAGGCTGCAACTGATGAAACGCTCGACGTCGCCCGCTTTCAGGCGAGGCCATGCGAACCTCCAGAATTCGCGGCGATAGTCGCCGCGCAAACCCGCGTGCCAGATGATCTTCGCCACCATGGTGAGGCCGCGCTTGATGTTCGCCGCCGTGAGGCGCTGTTTCGTCGGCGGCGGCTGAATACGGTTCGGATAGGTATGTTCGATCTGGTGCTGGAAGCGCGCAAACATCTTTTCCGGCGTGTAGGCGCGGCCCATGCATTCGCGCCACATCGCCACCACCCGGTCGTAGGGCAGCAGAAAATCGACATTGGAGTCGCGCTCGGTGTTCTCGATCAGCCGCCCTGCGCGTTGCAGGCGATCCCACAGCGGCGTCTTCGGCAACGCCTGCAACAGATTGATGGTCAGGAGCGGAATCTGCGACTGTTCGATGAATTCGAGAATCCCCTCGCCTGACTCATCCGTATCCGTATCGAGGCCGAGAATGATTCCGGACACCACCTCCAGACCGTAGCTGTTGAGCGTCTCCACGCCCTCCAGGATCGGCACCATCATGTTGTGCTGCTTCGACATCGCCTTCAACGCGTTCGGGTCCGGCGTCTCGATGCCGCAAAACACGGTGAGGAAGAAGGCGTCGTGCATCAGTTGCAGGATTTCCGGCCGCTTGGCGATGTTCAGCGTCGCCTCGCAGGCGAACTGAACCGCATAGCCGTTGCGCTTCTGCCATTCGACCAGATGCGGCAACAGCTCCAGCACCGCGCGGCGGTTGCCGATGAAATTGTCGTCGACGAAATAAACCGCTCCCGACAGCCCGTTCTCGACCATCTTGTCGAGTTCGGCGATGACCTGCTGCGGCGATTTCAGGCGCGGATTACGGCCGTACAATCCCGGAATGTCGCAGAACTCGCATTGATACGGGCAGCCGCTGGAAAACTGAATGCTGCCGAGAAAATATTTGCGCAGCGGAATGAGTTCATAGGCGGGTAGCGGAAATTCCGCCATCGCTAAGCGCTCGTGCGTCTCCAGCATCACCTGCCGCTTCGGGCGCGTGGTATCGGCACTGAGGCGCGCGAACAGATCATCGGTCGCATCGCCCATCTCGCCGATGTGCAGATAGTCGAACTCGGGATAATAATCGGGGCACGCGCTGACGGAAGGGCCGCCCAATGCGGTCGGCAAATCATGCTCATGCGCGCGGCGGCAGATGTCGTTGATCTGCTTGCGCTGAATGTGCATGCCGGAGACGAACACCGCTTCGGCCCATTCGAAGTCCTCATCCGTGGCGGCGCGGATGTTCTCGTCGATGAAGCGCACGCTCCATGATTCCGGCAGCGCGGCCGCGATCAGCAGCAGGCCCTGCGGCGGCATGAACGCCTTGACGCCGTCCGTCAGCGGATAGGCATATTCGAACGTGCCGAACGACGGCGAGTATTTCGGAAAAACACAAAGAATGCGGCGCGGCGCAAGTCCGGTCAGCTTTTTCATCCGTGCCGCTCGCCTCCCCGATTCACCCTACAAGCCCGCCATAGCTTTTCGGTGACAATGCGGCGGTGCGTGCCCGCACGCCGCCGCGTCTTTTTTGCCCTTGCGGGAAGCCTCAAGCCGCTTACCCTGACGTGCATGATTTCCTATATTCAGACGATCCCCCGCACCTTTGCCGGGACAGGATACAACGCATGACCGAGCCGACAGTTTCAGCCCATCGCCAGATCTGGCGCGAAAGCGGCCTCACCGAGGGCGCGCGCACCGTGCCGGAGGAAACGGCACTGGCGATGTCCTACAACGCTGGCACCCACGCGGTGATGATGGGCACGCCGCAGGATCTCGAGGACTTCGCGATCGGCTTCAGCCTGACGGAAGGCATCATCACCTCTCCCGACGGCATCGAGTCGCTGGAAATCGTGCCGCAGGACGAAGGCATCGAACTGCGGATGTGGCTGAAGAAGGAAAGCGCCGAACGGCTGGGCGAACGCCGCCGCCATATCGCGGGCCCGACCGGCTGCGGCCTGTGCGGCATCGATTCCATCGTCGAGGCGATGAAGCCCGTGGCCATTGTCGGCAAAGGCATCACCGTAACGCCCGCGCAGATCATGGCCGCGATGCAGGCGCTCCATCCGTTGCAGACGCTCAACACGCTGACCCGCGCCGTCCACGCCGCCGCGTTCTGGGAGCCGGAGCGCGGCATCCTTGAAATCCGCGAGGATGTCGGTCGCCACAACGCACTCGACAAGCTCGGCGGCGCGCTCGCCCGCAACAGGATCGATGCCGGCAAGGGCGCGGTGCTGCTGACGAGCCGCGTCTCCGTGGAAATGGTGCAGAAAACCGCCACCATCGGCGCGACGCTGATCGTCTCGGTGTCGGCGCCGACCGCGCTCGCCATCCGCATGGCCGAACGCGCCGGGATCACGCTGTGCGCCATCGCGCGGTCCGACGGGTTCGAGATTTTCACCCACCCGCACCGGGTCGCGGCGAAAGAGACTGTCGGCGTCGCCTGACCCGCCTGACGGTTTCCCGGCCAGCCGTGTCTTTTCCCCTGCCCGCCTTGCCATTATAAGACCGCGATGCCCTACAAAGTCGCCGCGTTCTATCAGTTCACCCCGTTGCCGGATTTCGAGAGCCTGCGCGAGCCGTTGCGCAACATGTGCGTGGCGCTCGACATCAAGGGCATCATCCTGCTGGCCGCCGAAGGGATCAACGGAACGGTCGCGGGCAACTCTGTGGCCATCGACGCGCTGATGAAGCAGATTCAACAAGGCGCGCTGTTTGGCGGGCGCACCAATAATCTCGAACTAAAATTCTCGACGGCAACGGACATGCCGTTCAACCGGATGAAGGTCCGGCTGAAGAAGGAGATCGTCACGCTCAAGGATGACGGCACCGATCCCACGCGGCAGGTCGGCACCTATATCGATGCGCGGGACTGGAACGCCTTGATCGCCCGCCCCGGCATGGTACTCCTCGACACCCGCAACGATTTCGAGGTGGAGATGGGCACCTTCGCGGGCGCGGTCGATCCCCACATCAAGAGCTTCAGCGAATTCAAGGAATTCGCCGACCGCACGCTTGATCCCACGCGCGACACAGAGATCGCGATGTTCTGCACCGGCGGCATCCGTTGCGAGAAGGCCAGTTCCTATCTGTTGTCGCGCGGCTTCAGGAATGTCTTCCACCTCAAGGGCGGCATCCTGAAATATCTCGAAACCATTCCCGAAGATGAAAGCCGCTGGAAGGGCGACTGCTTCGTGTTCGATCAGCGCGTCGCGCTCGGCCACGGCCTTGCCGAACGCGCCCAATCGCAAGAGGACGACGATGAATAAAGAACTGTCGAGCCGTATCGAGGCGCTGGAAATCCAGATCGCTCATCAGGAGGCGACCGTCGAGACGCTCAATCAGGCCCTCACCGCACAATGGAAGCAGATCGATACGCTGACGCGAGAGATGACGCGGCTGACCGATCGCGTCAGTGCCGCCGAGCAAAGCATTCCCGCATCAACGGGTAACGAGCCGCCACCACCTCACTACTGAAGGTTCCTCACCTCACAACATCGGCAAATGGCCCGGCTCGCGCCCGCGCGGGAAAGCCTTGTCGATCTGCGCGATCTCGGCGGCGCTGAGCGTCAACCCGCCCGCCCCCGCGTTATCAGCCGCATGCGTGGCCGACGACGCTTTCGGGATGGTCACCACGGCAGGCGCGCGTGTGAGAAACGCCAGCGCCACCTGACGCGGCGTCGCGCCATGCGCCGCCGCGATCTGTTGCAGCACTTGCCCGCCTTCGGATTTCGGCGCCGGAAAATCACTATGCCCGAACGGCGAATAGGCCGTCACCGTGACGCCATGCGCCTCGCACCACGGGATTACCGAATGCTCGATGGCGCGCTCCTTCAGGTGATAGAGCACCTGATTGCAGGCGATGCTGCCCTTGCCTGCCACCTCATATATTTCCTGCAAATCGTCGGCGTCGAAATTGCTGACGCCCCATGACAGGATCTTGCCGTCCTTCTTCAACTGTTCAAAGGCGCTCACCGTGTCTTCGAGATCGTAGCCGCCGCGCCAGTGCAGCAGATAGCAATCCATCCGGTCGGTCCGCATCCGCGCCAGCGAGCGTTCGGCGGCCTTGATGGTGCCCGCGCGCGAAGCGTTGCTCGGCAGCACCTTTGAGACCAGAAACACTTCGTCGCGGCGGCCCTTGATGGCATCGGCCACCACAAGCTCGGCATCGTCATACATCTCGGCTGTGTCGATATGGGTCATGCCGAGGTCGAGGCCCTTCTGCAAGGCCGCTACTGCCGCCGCATGATTGCCGCGGTCGATGTACCAGGTGCCCTGCCCGATCACCGAAACCTGCGTTCCGGTGGTCCCCCACGCCTTCTTCTGCATTGAATTGCTCATCATCGGCTCCCGGCTTGTTCCGGTACCGCTTAGCGCATCTCGTCCCGTTGCAAAAGATAGAAGCGCGCGACGCTCAATACGGATCGGGCGCGACAGGCTTCCGCTGCGTCGCCATCCACGCATCGAGCGTAGCGACTTCCTGTTGCGTGAGCCACAGCCCGAGCTTCGAACGCCGCCAGACCACGTCCTCAGCCGTCTGCGCGAACTCATGCGCCATCAAATAACGCACCTCGCGCTCGGTCAGCGTCTGGCCGAAATCGCGGCCAAGGTCCGTCATATCCGCCGCGCGCCCTAAAAGCCGGCGCGCATGACTGCCATAGGCACGGACCAGCCGCTTCCCGTGACGCTTCGACAGGAACGGATAATCGCGTAATAGCCGCTGCACCTTCGCATCCATGCTCTCGCCCGCAAAATCGCCACCGGGCAGCGGCGTACCCGCGGTCCACGGCGCGCCGCCGCTGCGCAGATATGGCGACAGTTTCTCCAGCGCATGCTCGGCGAGTTTGCGGTAGGTCGTGATCTTGCCGCCAAACACCGACAGAACCGGCAAGCCGTCCGGCGCGTCGAGTTCGAACACATAATCGCGCGTCGCGGTGCGCGCTTCGCTGGCGTGATCGTCATAGAGCGGCCGCACCCCCGAATAGCTCCACACCACATCGGACGGCTGCACCGGCGTTGCGAGATATTCGCTCGCCGAGGCGCACAGATAGTCGATCTCCTCCTGCGTCGCGCGCACCATGGACGGGTCGCCATCGTAGTCACGATCCGTCGTCCCGATCAGGGTGAAATCGTCCTGATAGGGGATAACGAAGATCACCCGGCCATCGCCGTGCTGGAACGTATAGGCGCGGTCATGCGCATAAAGCCGCGGCACGACGATGTGGGAACCCTGCACGAGGCGGACATGCGCCTTCGCCTCGACACCCGCTCGCTGGGTCAGGATTTCCTGCACCCATGGCCCACCCGCGTTCACAAGAATTCGCGCCCTGATAGTGCTGCGCGTTTTTGTGGCCGTGCCCTCCACCACAAGCTCCCAGACGCCATCCTCTCCGCGCTTCGCCTTCACGGCTTGCGTTCGCGTAGCCACCATCGCGCCGCGCTCGACGGCATCCAGCGCGTTGAGGACGACGAGACGGGCATCGTCCACCGTGCAGTCAGAATACTCGAACCCGGTTTTGAAAATTGGCTTGAGGGGTCTTCCCGTGACGTCGCGGCGCAGATTCAGCGTTCGCGTCGCCGGCAGCCGGCGCCGGCCACCGAGATGATCGTAGATGAAAAGCCCGAGCCGCAGCAACCACGCCGGCCGCAACCCATCATGATGCGGCAACACGAAACGCTCCGGCGCGATGATGTGAGGCGCAATGCCCCACAGCACCTCGCGCTCGATCAACGCCTCGCGCACCAGACGGAATTCGTAGAATTCGAGATATCGCAGGCCGCCATGAATGAGCTTGCTCGACCATGACGAGGTGCCGCTGGCAAGATCGTTCATCTCGCACAGATAGACGGAATAGCCACGCCCCGCCGCATCGCGCGCGATGCCGCAGCCGTTGACGCCGCCGCCGATGATCGCGATGTCGTAGATCTGGTCCAAAGCCGCCCCTGCGCAGGGATAACCGCGACCCGCCGCAAGCGTCAGATCGCGCGCCAAGGATACAGGGATTCGGAGCCGAGTTTTAAATCAATCCAGCCGGCGGATCAGCAACTACAGGGGTAGCACGGCGGATAATTATTCGAGTTGGTGCTCGGTGCCTGCTGGGTCTGGCCGGTCTGGGCCTTGTTCTTGGCGAGATCGTTGCCGCCATCGAAAATCGAGACATAGCCGAGCGGATCGGTCCCTGGCGGATGGGTCGGGTCGGGCAGCGTGCTCGCGCCCAGCCCCTGACGGCTCGCCATCTGGTCGGTCGGCAGGTCGATCGCGCCGCCGCTCTGTCCGGGCTTGCTGGTCAGGTTGGTCATGATCTGCGCGAGCAGCGCATCGGACACCCGGAACGGCTCCGGGATCGGGTCGTTCGGGCCGGTCACGCAGGTCGCGAAGCCGGGCCGCACCGTGGCCGAGCCGGTCGCGTTCCTGACGGTCGAGGAACCGACGTGGCCGACAATGAGTTCGCCCTTGCAGTTGGCGACATTGGGATCGGCCGCCGCATAATTCGCGGTGATCGGATAGACGATGGTGGCGACGCCGCCACGAATACCGAGCGTCGCGACCGGCGTCTTGATGGTGACGCCTGCGGTGTGGCTGATCTGGCCGCCGACGAAACGCAGCACGCCCTTGCCGACCGAGGCCACCATTTTGCCGGTGCCCGCATTCGGATCGTAAACATATTCATCGATCACGATGTTGCTGTTGCGGCCGACATTGAGCGTCGAGGTGTCGGGAAACAGGATCTGCGTCGAACCGGAGGCCGTGGTCTGGATGCGCTCCTTGTGAACGACATTGGTGCCGATCGCCAGCATGCGCGAGGCGTTGCCCGGCGGGGTACCCGTCGCATCCTGATTGACCGCACCGACACGGCCGACATTTTGCGCTTCGCCGGGAGTGACGGCAACGAGCGTCGAGACGCCGGACAAAAGCACCGTGAGAAGCGGAGCAAGGCAGGATCGTACGCGCGTGTCCATCGCAAACACCCTCAGAACCGGAATGTCGGCCCGGCAATGACCGAGAAATTGTTCAGCCGGTAGTTCGGCAAGTTCGAATTGTTGCGGTCGTATTGCAGCGTGGTGGTGAAACCGATCGCTTTTGTGATCGGCGTGTTGAAGATCGCGCCCGCGCTCCACCGGTCGTCATGGCGCACGGTGGCCGGATCGATGTTCGGGTTGGCGGCATCAAATCGCGTGCTGGCGTATTTGAAGTACGGCGAAATGCTCCAGTTGCGCGGAATGCTGACGAAGGGCGGTGCGAACTCCCATGTCAGCGCAGCTTCCAAGCCCCATCCGTCGAACGACTGATAGATCAGATCGGAATCGCCACGGCGATACAGCCCCCGCCCCTCCAGCCGCACGGTCTGGCTGATCTGCCATGAGCCGCCGACCGCGCCTGTGTACCAGTTGCCGGAGCCGTAGCCGGAGAACGTCTGCAACGGGCTGCTGGTGAAATCGGCATGACGCCATTCGAAGCTCGGCCCCCAAGCGAAGCGCGTGCCGCTCGGGAAGTTCAGCGCGACGCCCGCGCCGCCGGTCGACATATAGGACGAACCACCGACCCAGGTGTTTCCGCCGACGATGTAAGGCTTGATCGTGGCGCCCGGCAGCAGTTCAGGAGCCAGCGCGATTCGCGGGCCGACCGAAATGTCGAACAGGCCGACATTGAGATCGGAAAAACGGTCCTGCGCCGTAAGATAACCGGCGAAGCGCGTTTCCAGCACGTCGCCGCGCGAATTGAGATCGTAGTCGTGGGCAAGGCCCGCGAGGCCGAACCAGTTCACATCGCTTTTCTTCTGCGACGACGTGGGCAGCGCGAACAACGTGCCGCCCGACAGCAACGAGCCGCTGGCGGGCGCGTAGTTCGCATTCGACTGGGAACGGATGCCGGTCTGGAAGAAGCCGGAGAAGCGGCTCGGCTGCAACTGCTTGTTGGCGTCCGGCAGATAGGCCTCGATGCGTCCGCGCGTCACCGGATCGAGATCGGGGCTTGCCAGCGCTTCCTTGAAATAGCGTTTCGCCATCTCATAGGAGCCGAGCCGGAAATACAGTGCGCCCAGCTCATACTTCACCCGCGTCAACCTGGGGTTGTAGAACAGGAGCCGCTCCAGCGCGCCGATTGCCGCCTCGTAATCGGTATTGGCGGTGGCCACGCGGGCATATTCAAAGGTGATGTCATGGTTCGTCGGATTGCGAACCATTTGCTGGTAAAGGCGATTTTGTTCGGCAACATCCTGCGCGGCGGCGGGGGCGGCACTTCCCAGCCCCACGATGACAGCCATGGCAAGCAGCCCGCCCGCGCGGGATGCGGCATTCGTCTTGGCCCGGAATCCGAGATCAGCCCAAAAAACCATACCTGTTGGTCCCCTCAGCCCAACGACAGGTTCAACAACCACAAAAATTTCCGGAATCAAACGGGGGTCGCCGGATGGGAAACTGGATTCCACACCGGAGTCACCGAAAAGCCTCAGATTATATCGTATCCGGCGCTGTTAGCGCTCCAGCCCCGCAGCGCGATACATATGCCGCACCCAGCGATTGACCTGGTCGAACGTCATCCGCGCCGGAAAATCCGCAACTGAACCATAACGCTCAAGCAATTCAGCAAGATACGATCCCTCCGGCGGCCCTAGCCGGGACGGAATCCCCGCCCGCCGCCAGACCTCGTCCTGTAGATGCAGAAACCGCGCAGCGTGGCCCGTGAGATTTAATTCATCACGCTTTCCCGGATCGAACAGGTCGGGGACGTTGAGCCAGGAAATCGGACCGAGCCCATCTTCAGCCTGCGACAGAATATCGCAACTTCGCACCAGCTCACTCAGCAGCGCCGCACCCGCGCGATCCCATGCCTCCGGATTGTCATCGAGCGCAACCACCTTCGCGCGTGCCTCGACCATCAACGGATGACCGGCCGGAAATTTCAACACCGCGACCGGCGTGCAGCGAAACACGTCGGGCGGCGCGATATAAACGTCTCCGTCCGGTAAATCCGGCTGCATCAGCATCACATCGGGGTCGATCCACCAGCCGCCAAGCCGTTCCAGCAGCGCGTAGCGAAACAGGTTTGCATGAATCCCCAACTTGCCGCCCGCAAGCGGACGCAGCACCTGCTGCTCCGGCAAGATCTCGCGCGCATCGCAAACGTGCAGGCCCGATGCGAAACACGCATCTTCCTGATAGGTGAACACCTCGACGCGATGGCCACGCCGGGCAAAACTCGCAAGACACGCCTGCTGATACGGCGGCATCGCATTGCCGTGCCAGAACGTGCGCACCGTCTGCGGATGCGCGCTTTGCGTCTCGTCCGGAAGATTCTGCGGCTGTCGCGGACGATAGAGCCGGTCGCGCGGCTGCCAACCCTCGCGCCGCAGCGCCTGCAGGAAGTCGCCCACCGCACTCGCGGAGAACGCCGCGCCGCCCTCACGCCGCTTGTATTCCTCCAGAATGCAATCCTCCATCGCCCATGACGCGATGGATTCGTAATTGAGCCTGCCCTGCTCCGGCACGTCGATGCCGAAGCGCGCGAACAGCACGTCGAGAAGGCTGCCGCGCGGCGGACCGTAATCCCTTGGAATCCGCAGCGCGGCCCACGCGCCATTCCACAGATGGGTGAAGGTGCAGCCTTCAAGCCGCGCGTGCAGCGACTCGCATTGTTCGGGATCGAAAAACGCCAGCGCCTCGTTGAACGGAATCGCATAGGCATCCCGCGTCGGAGCCGCAAACCGGTCCAGCCCATGCGATTGCAACATCCGGCTAAGCAGCGGCGTGCCGATCATGGCGCGAGCTTCGTCCTCCGCCATCGTGCCCGCCCGCGGGAGCAGCCGGTTTGCCTCCCCGATGAGGTCTTTCAGAACCGCCGCACCCTTCGGGAATTTCAGCAGCCCCGCATAAATACGGGCCTCGCTGGCGCGGCCGAAATACATCTCGCTTTGTGGCAGGCGATCCGCGAGGCAGACGACATCGAGATCGGCATACCAGCCGCCGAATTTCTCGAGCATCGCATAGCGGAACAGATCGGAATGGCGCGCCCATGCCTTCGCATTTCCGGAATTGTAGCGATTGAGAATATCGAGCGGCAGAACCTCTGCGGCGTCACGCAACTCGACGCCATCCGGCACCGCGAGGTTTTTGTCGTATGCGTACAAAATCACGCGCGCCCCGGCGCCGAGAAAACTCTTCAGCGACAGGATTTCGTAAGCGCTGAGCGGAGGCCCAACCCAGAAAAACCGGACTTCATCGCGCAAGGAAGGCGGAAGGGGAGACTTCATTCTCCCATTGTGGCCGCGGGCCCCCGCCGCCGCAAGCGGTGGGGGGCCCGCGTCAACCCGGTCAGGAGGCGACGCTCGCCTCGAATGCCTCGATGTCCTTGGTGCGCTTCGAGATCGCATGCGCCGAATGGTCGGTCGCGATCGCGGTGTATACCGCGGGCAGCACGAACAGCGTGAACATCGTGCCGATAGTCATGCCCGCGACGACCACGAGGCCGATGGAGAAGCGGCTCGCCGCGCCCGCGCCGCTCGCGGTCAGGAGCGGGACGAGGCCGGTCACCATCGCCGCCGTCGTCATCAGAATCGGGCGGAGACGGACGCGCGCTGCCTTCTCGATCGCCGCACGACGGTCGAGCCCTTCCTTCAACTGCAATTCGTTGGCGAACTCCACCATCAGGATGCCGTGCTTGCTGATGAGGCCGATCAGCGTCAGCAGCCCGACCTGAGTGTAGATGTTGATCGTGGCAACACCGAAAAACAGCGGGATGAGCGCACCGCTGATCGCCATCGGCACCGAGATCAGGATCACCAGCGGATCGCGAATACTTTCAAACTGCGCGGACAGCACCAGGAAGATGATGATCAGCGCGAAGCCGAACGCCACCGCAAGCTGGTTGCCTTCCTGTTTGTACTGACGCGCATCCGCCAGATAGTCGTGTCCGAAACCGGACGGCAGTTGCTGCGCCTGCTTCTCCAGGAAATCCACCGCGGTACCCACGGTCACGCCCGGCATCGGCACGGCCTGGAAGGTCGCCGAATTGAGCTGGTTGAAATGCGTGAGCGCGTTGGGATCTGTGCCGGTCTTGATGTCCACCAGAGTCGAGAGTGGAATCTGGTCGCCATTGGCGGCCGCCACATAATATCCGTTGAGAGCGTCCGGCGACAGGCGAAGCGTGCGCGGCACCTGCGGGATCACCTGATAGGAACGCCCTTGCAGGTTGAAGCGGTTGATGTAATTGCCGCCGAGGGCGACCGCCAGCGTGGTGCCGATGTTCGACATCGTCACGCCAAGCTCGTTCGCCTTGTTGCGGTCGATGTTCACCCGCACCACCGGCTGGTCGAAGGCAAGATCGCTGTCCGAGACAATGAACAGACCGCTCTTGCGCGCGGCAGCCTTGAGCTTCTCCATCTCCTGATAGACCTGCCGGAAGTCGCTGGTGGAATTGATCACCATCTGCACAGGCAGGCCGCCCGGCCCGCCCGGCAGCGCCGGCAGGTTGAACACGAATGCCTGCGTGCCGGTGATCTTGCTGACCGCGTTCTGCACTTCCTGCTTCATCGCGGTCGAGGAGCGCTTGCGCTCATCCCACGGCTTCAGGATCATGCCCGCGATGCCCTGGTTGGCCACGGGCGTGCCGTTGAGCACGAAGGTCAGGTCGGTTTCGGGAAAGCTGCCGAACACATTGCCGAGCTGATCGCCGTAAAAATTGACGTAATCGATGTTTGCGTATTTAGGCGCCTTGGTCAGCGAGAACAGGATGCCCTGATCTTCCTCTGGCGCAAGCTCCGCCTTGGAGTGGGTATAGAGAAATCCCACGAGGAAAAGGATCACTGCCGCGAACAGCGCCGTGATGGGCCGGTAGTCGAGCGAGCGGTCAAGATGGTTTCCGTACCAGTCAGTCACGGAACGGAAGATCGCATCCACCTTGCGGGCGA
The nucleotide sequence above comes from [Pseudomonas] carboxydohydrogena. Encoded proteins:
- a CDS encoding FecR family protein — its product is MDTRVRSCLAPLLTVLLSGVSTLVAVTPGEAQNVGRVGAVNQDATGTPPGNASRMLAIGTNVVHKERIQTTASGSTQILFPDTSTLNVGRNSNIVIDEYVYDPNAGTGKMVASVGKGVLRFVGGQISHTAGVTIKTPVATLGIRGGVATIVYPITANYAAADPNVANCKGELIVGHVGSSTVRNATGSATVRPGFATCVTGPNDPIPEPFRVSDALLAQIMTNLTSKPGQSGGAIDLPTDQMASRQGLGASTLPDPTHPPGTDPLGYVSIFDGGNDLAKNKAQTGQTQQAPSTNSNNYPPCYPCSC
- the fdhD gene encoding formate dehydrogenase accessory sulfurtransferase FdhD, coding for MTEPTVSAHRQIWRESGLTEGARTVPEETALAMSYNAGTHAVMMGTPQDLEDFAIGFSLTEGIITSPDGIESLEIVPQDEGIELRMWLKKESAERLGERRRHIAGPTGCGLCGIDSIVEAMKPVAIVGKGITVTPAQIMAAMQALHPLQTLNTLTRAVHAAAFWEPERGILEIREDVGRHNALDKLGGALARNRIDAGKGAVLLTSRVSVEMVQKTATIGATLIVSVSAPTALAIRMAERAGITLCAIARSDGFEIFTHPHRVAAKETVGVA
- a CDS encoding B12-binding domain-containing radical SAM protein, with translation MKKLTGLAPRRILCVFPKYSPSFGTFEYAYPLTDGVKAFMPPQGLLLIAAALPESWSVRFIDENIRAATDEDFEWAEAVFVSGMHIQRKQINDICRRAHEHDLPTALGGPSVSACPDYYPEFDYLHIGEMGDATDDLFARLSADTTRPKRQVMLETHERLAMAEFPLPAYELIPLRKYFLGSIQFSSGCPYQCEFCDIPGLYGRNPRLKSPQQVIAELDKMVENGLSGAVYFVDDNFIGNRRAVLELLPHLVEWQKRNGYAVQFACEATLNIAKRPEILQLMHDAFFLTVFCGIETPDPNALKAMSKQHNMMVPILEGVETLNSYGLEVVSGIILGLDTDTDESGEGILEFIEQSQIPLLTINLLQALPKTPLWDRLQRAGRLIENTERDSNVDFLLPYDRVVAMWRECMGRAYTPEKMFARFQHQIEHTYPNRIQPPPTKQRLTAANIKRGLTMVAKIIWHAGLRGDYRREFWRFAWPRLKAGDVERFISCSLVAHHLITFARGASSGRQTASYYSDKPGEALPQAAE
- a CDS encoding aldo/keto reductase, which gives rise to MMSNSMQKKAWGTTGTQVSVIGQGTWYIDRGNHAAAVAALQKGLDLGMTHIDTAEMYDDAELVVADAIKGRRDEVFLVSKVLPSNASRAGTIKAAERSLARMRTDRMDCYLLHWRGGYDLEDTVSAFEQLKKDGKILSWGVSNFDADDLQEIYEVAGKGSIACNQVLYHLKERAIEHSVIPWCEAHGVTVTAYSPFGHSDFPAPKSEGGQVLQQIAAAHGATPRQVALAFLTRAPAVVTIPKASSATHAADNAGAGGLTLSAAEIAQIDKAFPRGREPGHLPML
- a CDS encoding tetratricopeptide repeat protein, with translation MVFWADLGFRAKTNAASRAGGLLAMAVIVGLGSAAPAAAQDVAEQNRLYQQMVRNPTNHDITFEYARVATANTDYEAAIGALERLLFYNPRLTRVKYELGALYFRLGSYEMAKRYFKEALASPDLDPVTRGRIEAYLPDANKQLQPSRFSGFFQTGIRSQSNANYAPASGSLLSGGTLFALPTSSQKKSDVNWFGLAGLAHDYDLNSRGDVLETRFAGYLTAQDRFSDLNVGLFDISVGPRIALAPELLPGATIKPYIVGGNTWVGGSSYMSTGGAGVALNFPSGTRFAWGPSFEWRHADFTSSPLQTFSGYGSGNWYTGAVGGSWQISQTVRLEGRGLYRRGDSDLIYQSFDGWGLEAALTWEFAPPFVSIPRNWSISPYFKYASTRFDAANPNIDPATVRHDDRWSAGAIFNTPITKAIGFTTTLQYDRNNSNLPNYRLNNFSVIAGPTFRF
- a CDS encoding SlyX family protein, whose protein sequence is MNKELSSRIEALEIQIAHQEATVETLNQALTAQWKQIDTLTREMTRLTDRVSAAEQSIPASTGNEPPPPHY
- a CDS encoding rhodanese-related sulfurtransferase, translating into MPYKVAAFYQFTPLPDFESLREPLRNMCVALDIKGIILLAAEGINGTVAGNSVAIDALMKQIQQGALFGGRTNNLELKFSTATDMPFNRMKVRLKKEIVTLKDDGTDPTRQVGTYIDARDWNALIARPGMVLLDTRNDFEVEMGTFAGAVDPHIKSFSEFKEFADRTLDPTRDTEIAMFCTGGIRCEKASSYLLSRGFRNVFHLKGGILKYLETIPEDESRWKGDCFVFDQRVALGHGLAERAQSQEDDDE
- the glpD gene encoding glycerol-3-phosphate dehydrogenase, translated to MDQIYDIAIIGGGVNGCGIARDAAGRGYSVYLCEMNDLASGTSSWSSKLIHGGLRYLEFYEFRLVREALIEREVLWGIAPHIIAPERFVLPHHDGLRPAWLLRLGLFIYDHLGGRRRLPATRTLNLRRDVTGRPLKPIFKTGFEYSDCTVDDARLVVLNALDAVERGAMVATRTQAVKAKRGEDGVWELVVEGTATKTRSTIRARILVNAGGPWVQEILTQRAGVEAKAHVRLVQGSHIVVPRLYAHDRAYTFQHGDGRVIFVIPYQDDFTLIGTTDRDYDGDPSMVRATQEEIDYLCASASEYLATPVQPSDVVWSYSGVRPLYDDHASEARTATRDYVFELDAPDGLPVLSVFGGKITTYRKLAEHALEKLSPYLRSGGAPWTAGTPLPGGDFAGESMDAKVQRLLRDYPFLSKRHGKRLVRAYGSHARRLLGRAADMTDLGRDFGQTLTEREVRYLMAHEFAQTAEDVVWRRSKLGLWLTQQEVATLDAWMATQRKPVAPDPY